The Pleuronectes platessa chromosome 23, fPlePla1.1, whole genome shotgun sequence genome contains a region encoding:
- the ctc1 gene encoding LOW QUALITY PROTEIN: CST complex subunit CTC1 (The sequence of the model RefSeq protein was modified relative to this genomic sequence to represent the inferred CDS: inserted 2 bases in 1 codon) codes for MNSEQLFVELMHARGDSEASWLKHVLSFVSQQVCPLLTEPAPAAADDLSTGAVLSDVCVSLSVCVVKTLQEITSVTHTLPVSYRLVSMSELVSQQHLPCVSHLSWSTNQERAWAREAELSLPGIKALPRVNLLLIGCLREGRGGEWRLMNSSGSVRCEFLSVSPHWLNQLVFLPHWNYIPHNALGQAEPGGYVEVIGSPVLLSPGPEQGLVPADGRGAELIKAVGVREAAALLHIRVPGQRASVCGHVGSVCPLLVVAGTTFFCFTLTEERHTVSVLVKESSRLWWSQCVCVGQSVCVTELRVCVLRGWRGNNILCVTDQSEIHTNYTPAHTLMNDTHAKSQSDTPPSRMLQTDDDVSEEAESEGESGRSLKQARVISYQGIVTEVVSEGAGLYVIDRKVGLCLAYQPTRRRSLRAGDSVELHNVHFLYRPCPDFLPSMLCTCLRSSIRVTSFSRGGGCPPDTTCPGDGALPRLLLETNRGVSEYLWTCHLSSRLSHSLVLNVLKQQQCVCVLSWKLMELMWGRERGRIRRRDIYSEMLDESHTCPVTQYSVDPAVPQYVSVSELVLSLKSGCWSSVSLRSLLPLDGSSLTSSEINAALAWSFWTQRSDPRDDLHIGDTLRQRPLLLVGILELPSQMSESEQALQLRDGTAAVTCIVTETSEEEEGGQRAAFNTAWIGCLVCVHQFTMVTERFLQSDFPSCQHLDQEQFITHKHCRVYLQFSLDHLHILSPSVSMMTLLRQRGVASAGEEEEEEKEEGRKRRKKRREEADAPPSASSVSIVFRVEQKGGLAWRNMGDEXGGGVVLDFTVRVDVIGPVVSWGRDPKNVQVTDREIKREEEKVVLVFSGVSARWFPLLQPGCYYRLVAANAQDPSVLIGCDGSGRSGMELHTDSTLQIQSDWRVHTLTRPLQLHTCRQPLSPTVLSVSDVLDCSSELVCFQGLVCDRISLNNRTSECGHTRTNTGVRLTMCDRGGRSLKVYLDLSHTPYPPGLLPGNTLRLSAFQRRLSRTGGVYCSMLPVSCLSVVSLGDSRSAPLPPAPIMHLGPWALRGEQSGSVGQVKGHVVCFLFVQLQWSCSLCGSLYSQSCSSSQCRSTTSVFQSKAKLVIDDGTGEAHVWFSGALVRPLLGLADSQWEGLQRALRVKGHIRVYPRGRSMVCDEDDPLLHFLSAVCSSDVVCQPLTLTCRKHNNQRPEERRRFSRGDRDFMTRMTPPLQLTCLTVTPEVT; via the exons ATGAACTCAGAACAGCTATTTGTGGAGCTCATGCACGCGCGTGGGGACTCG GAGGCGTCCTGGTTGAAACATGTCCTCAGCTTTGTCTCACAGCAGGTGTGTCCGCTGCTCACTGAGCCCGCCCCCGCTGCTGCTGACGACTTATCGACAG gagctgtgttgtctgatgtgtgtgtgtctctaagtgtgtgtgtggtgaagacGCTGCAGGAGATCACAAGTGTCACACACACGTTACCTGTCAGTTACAG GCTGGTGTCCATGTCGGAGCTGGTGTCCCAGCAGCACCTGCCCTGTGTCAGTCACCTGTCCTGGAGCACCAATCAGGAGCGAGCGTGGGCGAGGGAGGCGGAGCTCTCTCTACCAGGCATAAAGGCTCTGCCACGGGTCAACTTGTTGCTGATTGGCTGTCTGAGAGAGGGGCGGGGCGGAGAGTGGCGGCTGATGAACAGCAGCGGGAGCGTCCGGTGTGAG ttcctgtctgtctctcctcactggCTGAATCAACTTGTCTTCCTCCCTCACTGGAACTACATCCCCCACAATGCCTTGGGGCAGGCTGAGCCTGGTGGATATGTCGAGGTGATTGGTTCTCCTGTGCTTCTGTCTCCTGGTCCTGAGCAGGGATTGGTTCCTGCTGATGGAAGAGGGGCGGAGCTTATTAAAGCAGTGGGGGTCAGAGAGGCTGCAGCCCTACTGCACATCAG GGTTCCAGGTCAGAGAGCGTCTGTCTGTGGACATGTGGGCTCagtctgccccctgctggtcgtGGCAGGAACAACCTTCTTCTGCTTCACTCTGACTGAGGAGAGACACACGGTGTCCGTCCTCGTGAAG GAGAGCAGCCGGTTGTGGtggtctcagtgtgtgtgtgtcggtcagagtgtgtgtgtgacagagttgcgtgtgtgtgtcctacgAGGCTGGAGAGGAAACAACATCCTGTGTGTGACCGACCAGtctgaaatacacacaaactacacaccagcacacacacttatgaaCGACACACACGCTAAATCCCAGTCAGACACGCCCCCTTCCAGGATGCTGCAAACTGATGATGATGTTTCTGAGGAGGCGGAGTCAGAGGGAGAATCAGGGAGGAGTTTGAAACAGGCCAGAGTCATCAGTTACCAG GGCATAGTGACCGAGGTGGTTAGTGAAGGGGCGGGACTGTACGTGATTGACAGGAAGGTGGGTCTCTGCCTGGCCTATCAGCCGACtcggaggaggagcctgagagcAGGAGACTCTGTAGAG CTCCACAACGTCCATTTCCTGTACAGGCCCTGTCCAGACTTCCTTCCCAGCATGCTTTGCACATGTCTGCGCTCCAGCATCAGGGTCACCAGCttcagcagggggggggggtgtccccCTGACACCACCTGTCCAGGTGATGGAGCGTTACCACGGTTACTACTGGAGACAAACAGGGGCGTGTCCGAGTACCTGTGGACGTGTCACCTGAGCTCAAGACTCTCACACAG tctgGTTCTCAATGtgttgaagcagcagcagtgtgtgtgtgtgttgtcctggaAACTGATGGAGTTAATGTGGGGACGAGAGAGAGGACGAATAAGACGGAGAGACATCTACTCAGAGATGTTGGACGAGTCTCACACGTGTCCTGTGACTCAG TACAGCGTGGACCCTGCAGTCCCTCAGTACGTCAGTGTCTCAGAGCTCGTCCTGTCTCTTAAGTCAGGCTGCTGGTCTTCAGTGTCTCTCAGATCCCTGTTGCCTCTTGATGGATCCAGTCTGACCAGTTCTGAGATTAATGCCGCTCTGGCCTGGTCCTTCTGGACTCAGAGGTCTGACCCCCGGGACGACCTTCACATCGGAGACACACTCAG acagcgccccctgctgctggTGGGGATCCTGGAGCTTCCATCTCAAATGTCTGAAAGTGAACAAGCTCTGCAGCTCCGAGACGGAACAGCAGCAGTGACCTGCATCGTCACAGAAaccagtgaggaagaggagggaggtcaGAGGGCGGCCTTCAACACTGCCTGGAtcg gttgtCTGGTGTGTGTCCATCAGTTCACCATGGTGACGGAGAGATTCCTCCAATCAGATTTCCCCTCCTGTCAACATCTGgaccaggagcagttcatcacacacaaacactgcag AGTTTATCTTCAGTTCTCTCTGGACCACCTCCACATCCtcagtccatctgtctccatgaTGACTCTCCTGAGACAGAGGGGCGTGGCGTcagcaggtgaagaagaagaagaagaaaaagaagaagggaggaagaggaggaagaagaggagggaggaggcggacgcccccccctctgcctcctctgtttCCATCGTGTTCAGGGTGGAGCAGAAGGGGGGGTTGGCCTGGAGGAATATGGgcgatga gggggggggagttgtacTGGACTTCACAGTCCGAGTTGACGTGATTGGTCCAGTGGTCAGCTGGGGGCGTGACCCAAAGAACGTCCaagtgacagacagagagataaagagagaggaagagaag gtGGTCCTAGTGTTCTCAGGTGTGTCTGCAAGATGGTTCCCTCTCCTTCAGCCTGGATGCTACTACAGACTTGTAGCTGCTAACGCTCAG GATCCCAGTGTTCTGATTGGTTGTGATGGTTCTGGGCGGAGTGGAATGGAGCTGCACACTGACTCCACCCTACAGATCCAATCTGATTGGAGGGTCCACACCCTGACACGCCCACTGCAGCTGCACACTTGCAGACAg CCTCTCTCGCCCACagtcctgtctgtctctgacgtCCTGGACTGCAG ctcagagCTGGTTTGTTTTCAGGGTCTGGTGTGTGACAGAATCAGTTTGAACAACAGGACGTCTGAATGtggacacacacgtacaaacacag GTGTCCGTCTCACCATGTGTGACCGAGGTGGGAGGAGTCTCAAGGTGTACCTGGACTTAAGCCACACCCCCTACCCACCTGGCCTGTTGCCAGGCAACACACTGAGGCTGTCTGCTTTCCAGAGGAGGTTGTCCAG GACAGGAGGTGTGTACTGCAGCATGTTACCTGTCAGCTGCCTCAGTGTCGTCTCTCTGGGAGACTCCAG atctgctccacttcctcctgctcccatcatgcatctgGGTCCATGGGCTCTGAGGGGGGAGCAGAGTGGCTCTGTGggtcaggtcaaaggtcacgtggtgtgttttctgtttgtgcagCTGCAATGGAGCTGCTCGCTGTGTGGGAGTCTTTACTCTCAg tcttGTTCCAGTTCTCAGTGTCGTTCGACCACCTCGGTCTTTCAGTCCAAAGCAAA ATTGGTGATTGACGATGGGACCGGTGAGGCTCACGTCTGGTTCTCAGGTGCTCTGGTTCGTCCTCTGCTGGGATTGGCTGATTCTCAGTGGGAGGGGCTTCAGAGGGCtctcagggtcaaaggtcacatcagAGTGTACCCACGTGGGCGGAGCATG gtgtGTGATGAAGACGACCcgctcctccacttcctgtcggCCGTGTGCAGCAGTGATGTCGTGTGTCAGCCGCTCACACTCACctgcaggaaacacaacaaccagagaccagagg agaggaggagattcagtcGAGGAGACAGAGACTTCATGACCAGGATGACTCCGCCTCTCCAGCTCACCTGTCTGACTGTCACACCTGAGGTCACATGA
- the hmgb2b gene encoding high mobility group protein B2b gives MMRKDVNKPKGKTSAYAFFVQTCREDQRKKNPEQSVNFAEFSKKCSEKWKGLTATDKKCFEDMAKADKVRYNREMSDYVPPKGYGRKGRKRKDPNAPKRPPSAFFVFCSEYRPSVKQQFPGLSIGDCAKKLGEMWSKLTQSEKQPYEEKAQKLREKYDRDMVAYRGGGTTYARNPGSSAQGGGGEEEEEDDGDDDEDEDDDDE, from the exons ATGATGCGTAAAGACGTGAACAAGCCGAAGGGGAAGACGTCGGCGTACGCCTTCTTCGTTCAGACGTGTCGAGAGGACCAGCGCAAGAAGAACCCGGAGCAGTCGGTCAACTTCGCCGAGTTCTCCAAGAAATGTTCAGAGAAATGGAAG GGTCTCACTGCCACTGATAAGAAGTGCTTCGAGGACATGGCGAAGGCCGACAAGGTTCGTTACAACCGGGAGATGAGTGACTACGTCCCCCCCAAGGGCTACGGGAGGAAGGGCCGCAAGAGGAAAGACCCCAACGCACCTAAACGACCCCC gtcggCCTTCTTCGTCTTCTGCAGCGAGTACCGTCCCAGTGTGAAGCAGCAGTTCCCAGGTCTGTCTATAGGCGACTGTGCCAAGAAGCTGGGAGAGATGTGGAGCAAACTGACGCAGTCCGAAAAGCAGCCGTACGAAGAGAAGGCCCAGAAGCTCCGAGAGAAATACGACCGG GACATGGTGGCGTACCGCGGCGGCGGCACCACGTACGCCAGGAACCCCGGCTCCTCAGcccaggggggagggggagaggaagaggaggaggacgacgggGACGACGATGAGGAcgaggacgacgatgatgagtAG